The Spirochaeta cellobiosiphila DSM 17781 genome includes a window with the following:
- the gatC gene encoding Asp-tRNA(Asn)/Glu-tRNA(Gln) amidotransferase subunit GatC produces MRKEDLEITAELAQLRLSDEDFDRLAGEVNTMLDYFAKMMEVDVEGLEPTTHALLKNNRVRDDIPQTNQSLSDELIENAPEIEDRFIVIPNVL; encoded by the coding sequence ATGAGAAAGGAAGATTTAGAGATTACTGCAGAGCTTGCTCAGTTAAGATTGTCCGATGAGGACTTTGATAGACTGGCTGGTGAAGTTAACACGATGTTAGATTACTTTGCCAAGATGATGGAAGTTGATGTTGAAGGATTAGAACCTACCACCCATGCCCTTCTCAAAAATAATCGTGTCCGTGATGATATTCCCCAAACCAATCAGTCATTATCAGATGAGCTTATTGAGAATGCTCCTGAAATCGAAGATCGTTTTATCGTAATACCTAACGTACTATAA
- the gatA gene encoding Asp-tRNA(Asn)/Glu-tRNA(Gln) amidotransferase subunit GatA, translated as MSQFTKKWVENLSTEVGRKRYRLYVESWEKKIGSFLDFRSENSSHNEGKLKGLPFGVKDNIATRGFKVTCGSKMLENLLSPYTATAVEKLIDAGAYVVGKTNLDEFGMGSSTDNSALQQTNNPWDINRVSGGSSGGSAAAVAAGLVPFALGTDTGGSVRQPASFCGVYGLKPTYGTVSRFGLTAYASSLEVIGVLSKDIDLTEQVYNTIKGEDPKDQTSIKPEVPTKTKGPFTIAVLDNISDLDPLVQKAYDKTIVSLEALGHTVVKVQLPTLEYVVPAYYTIATAEASANLARYTGIRYGLQPLYSENPDDLVQKSRSEGFGDEVKLRILLGTYVLRSGFQDQYYHRAQKIRTAIRNDLDRIFKDVDMLMTPTFPTPAFSRDEKSLTQFQQKVADKFTCTANLAGVPALNVPTIVENNLPVGMQFIAPVFEEPRLFEIARSLKDVFPIQDVPGYSEDWS; from the coding sequence ATGAGTCAATTTACAAAGAAATGGGTAGAAAATTTATCCACAGAAGTAGGCCGGAAGAGATATAGGCTTTATGTGGAGAGTTGGGAAAAGAAAATAGGATCTTTTCTCGATTTTCGTTCTGAAAATAGTAGCCACAATGAGGGGAAGCTCAAAGGTTTGCCTTTTGGTGTTAAGGATAATATTGCTACTAGAGGTTTTAAAGTAACCTGTGGATCGAAGATGCTGGAAAATCTCCTATCCCCTTACACTGCGACAGCTGTAGAAAAGCTTATAGATGCTGGAGCTTATGTTGTCGGAAAGACTAATTTAGATGAATTCGGTATGGGATCTAGTACTGATAATTCTGCGTTGCAACAAACTAATAATCCTTGGGATATCAATAGAGTATCTGGTGGTTCCAGTGGAGGTTCTGCTGCCGCTGTTGCTGCTGGACTCGTTCCATTTGCTTTAGGTACAGATACAGGTGGTTCTGTTAGACAACCAGCCAGTTTTTGTGGTGTATATGGTTTAAAGCCTACTTATGGTACTGTTAGTAGATTCGGTTTGACAGCCTATGCTTCTAGCTTAGAAGTAATCGGTGTTTTATCAAAAGATATTGATCTGACAGAACAAGTATATAATACAATAAAGGGAGAAGATCCCAAAGACCAGACCTCTATAAAGCCAGAGGTTCCAACTAAAACAAAAGGGCCATTCACCATTGCAGTATTAGATAACATATCTGATTTGGATCCTCTTGTACAAAAAGCTTATGATAAAACAATAGTTTCATTAGAAGCTTTGGGTCATACGGTTGTGAAAGTTCAATTGCCAACACTTGAATATGTAGTTCCTGCTTATTATACAATCGCCACTGCTGAGGCAAGTGCCAATCTAGCTCGTTATACTGGTATACGATATGGTCTTCAACCTCTTTATTCAGAAAATCCAGATGATTTAGTTCAAAAATCAAGAAGTGAAGGTTTCGGTGATGAAGTTAAACTTAGAATATTGTTGGGTACTTATGTATTAAGATCTGGTTTTCAAGATCAGTATTATCATAGAGCCCAAAAAATACGTACAGCGATTCGTAATGATTTGGATCGTATCTTTAAAGATGTTGATATGTTGATGACACCAACTTTTCCGACACCTGCCTTTAGTAGGGATGAAAAGTCTTTAACTCAATTTCAACAAAAAGTTGCAGATAAATTTACTTGTACAGCTAACTTAGCTGGAGTTCCTGCTTTAAATGTTCCTACTATAGTTGAAAATAACTTACCTGTCGGTATGCAATTTATTGCCCCTGTATTTGAAGAACCAAGATTGTTCGAAATAGCCAGATCTTTAAAAGATGTATTTCCTATACAAGATGTCCCTGGTTATTCAGAGGATTGGAGTTAA